In the Telopea speciosissima isolate NSW1024214 ecotype Mountain lineage chromosome 2, Tspe_v1, whole genome shotgun sequence genome, one interval contains:
- the LOC122650321 gene encoding phosphoenolpyruvate carboxylase 2-like — protein MARNLEKLASIDAQLRALVPGKVSEDDKLIEYDALLLDRFLDILQDLHGEDLKETVQECYELSAEYEGKRDPKKLEELGNVLTSLDAGDSIVIAKAFSHMLNLANLAEEVQIAYRRRIKLKKGDFADENSATTESDIEETFKKLVNKLKKSPQEVFDALKNQTVDLVLTAHPTQSVRRSLLQKHSRIRNCLAQLYAKDITPDDKLELDEALQREIQAAFRTDEIRRTPPTPQDEMRGGMSYFHETIWKGVPKFLRRIDTALKNMGINERLPYNAPFIRFSSWMGGDRDGNPRVTPEVTRDVCLLARMMAANLYFSQIEDLMFEMSMWRCSDELRVHADELHRSLKKDAKHYIEFWKHIPPSEPYRVILGDVRDRLYNTRERSRQLLSNGISDIPEEAAYTNVEQFLEPLELCYRSLCACGDRPIADGSLLDFLRQVSTFGLSLVRLDIRQESDRHTDVIDAITKHLGIGSYKDWSEEQRQEWLLSELNGKRPLFGPDLPQTEEIADVLDTIHVIAELPSDNFGAYIISMATAASDVLAVELLQRECHVKEPLRVVPLFEKLADLEVAPAALARLFSIDWYRNRINGKQEVMIGYSDSGKDAGRFSAAWQLYKAQEDLIKVAQQYGVKLTMFHGRGGTVGRGGGPTHLAILSQPAGTIHGSLRVTVQGEVIEQSFGEEHLCFRTLQRFTAATLEHGMNPPVSPKPEWRALMDEMAIVATEEYRSVVFQEPRFVEYFRLATPELEYGRMNIGSRPSKRKPSGGIESLRAIPWIFAWTQTRFHLPVWLGFGSAFKHVIQKDIKNLHMLQEMYNEWPFFRVTMDLVEMVFAKGDPGIAALYDKLLVSEDLWSFGEKLRANYEETKQLLLQIAGHKDLLEGDLYLKQRLRLRDSYITTLNACQAYTLKRIRDPHYNVKVRPHLSKEIMESSKPAAELVKLNPTSEYAPGLEDTLILTMKGIAAGLQNTG, from the exons ATGGCTCGGAACTTAGAGAAGCTAGCGTCGATCGACGCTCAGCTGAGGGCTTTGGTTCCTGGAAAGGTCTCTGAAGATGATAAGTTGATCGAGTACGATGCCCTTCTTTTGGATCGGTTTCTCGATATCCTGCAAGACTTGCATGGAGAAGATCTCAAGGAAACG GTTCAAGAATGTTATGAGCTTTCTGCTGAGTATGAAGGGAAGCGAGATCCTAAGAAGCTGGAGGAGCTTGGAAATGTGTTGACAAGTTTGGACGCAGGGGACTCTATTGTTATTGCTAAAGCATTTTCCCACATGCTTAACTTGGCCAACTTGGCTGAGGAGGTTCAGATTGCTTACCGGAGAAGGATCAAGCTTAAAAAGGGGGATTTTGCTGATGAGAATTCCGCAACAACTGAATCAGACATCGAGGAAACATTCAAGAAACTTGTTAATAAGTTGAAGAAATCTCCACAAGAAGTTTTTGATGCTTTGAAGAATCAGACTGTGGATCTGGTCTTAACTGCCCATCCTACTCAATCAGTCCGTAGATCTTTGCTCCAGAAGCATTCAAG GATACGAAATTGTTTGGCACAGCTGTATGCCAAAGACATCACTCCTGATGATAAACTGGAACTTGATGAAGCTCTACAGAGAGAG ATTCAAGCTGCATTCCGTACAGATGAAATTCGTAGGACTCCTCCAACTCCACAAGATGAGATGAGGGGAGGCATGAGCTACTTTCACGAGACAATCTGGAAGGGTGTCCCAAAATTCTTACGGCGCATTGACACAGCATTGAAGAACATGGGGATCAATGAACGTCTTCCTTATAATGCCCCTTTCATTAGGTTCTCATCTTGGATGGGTGGGGATCGTGATG GAAACCCAAGGGTAACTCCTGAGGTTACAAGGGATGTATGCTTGTTGGCTAGAATGATGGCTGCTAACTTGTACTTTTCCCAGATTGAGGATCTTATGTTTGAG ATGTCTATGTGGCGTTGCAGTGATGAGCTTCGTGTCCATGCAGATGAACTGCATCGGTCCTTAAAAAAAGATGCAAAGCACTACATTG AGTTCTGGAAACACATTCCTCCTAGTGAGCCCTACCGTGTTATCCTTGGAGATGTGAGGGATAGGTTGTACAATACACGTGAGCGTTCTCGTCAGTTATTATCCAATGGAATCTCTGACATTCCTGAGGAAGCAGCTTACACCAATGTCGAACAG TTCTTAGAGCCACTTGAACTCTGCTACAGATCACTCTGTGCTTGTGGTGATCGGCCAATTGCTGATGGAAGCCTTCTGGATTTCTTGCGCCAAGTTTCTACATTTGGACTGTCTCTTGTTAGACTTGATATTAGACAAGAGTCAGACAGGCATACTGATGTCATAGATGCCATCACAAAGCACCTGGGAATTGGGTCCTACAAGGACTGGTCTGAGGAACAGCGCCAGGAGTGGTTGCTATCCGAACTCAATGGAAAGCGTCCCTTGTTTGGGCCAGATCTTCCACAAACTGAAGAAATCGCAGACGTGTTGGACACCATCCATGTCATAGCAGAACTCCCTTCAGACAACTTCGGGGCATACATCATCTCAATGGCAACAGCAGCATCAGATGTGCTTGCTGTTGAGCTCCTACAGCGTGAATGTCATGTGAAGGAGCCATTGAGGGTTGTCCCATTGTTTGAGAAGCTTGCAGATCTGGAGGTTGCTCCTGCTGCTCTGGCTCGTCTCTTCTCAATAGACTGGTATAGGAACAGGATTAATGGGAAGCAAGAAGTCATGATTGGGTACTCAGATTCTGGGAAGGATGCTGGGCGTTTTTCCGCAGCTTGGCAGCTATATAAAGCTCAAGAGGATCTTATAAAGGTTGCTCAGCAATATGGAGTGAAGCTAACAATGTTCCATGGCCGAGGTGGGACtgttggaagaggaggtggtCCAACTCATCTTGCCATATTGTCTCAACCAGCAGGCACAATTCATGGGTCACTTCGTGTGACAGTGCAAGGTGAAGTAATTGAACAGTCTTTTGGGGAGGAACACTTGTGTTTTAGAACCCTTCAGCGTTTCACAGCTGCTACACTAGAGCATGGAATGAATCCCCCAGTGTCACCAAAGCCAGAATGGCGTGCTCTCATGGATGAGATGGCTATTGTGGCTACAGAGGAATATCGTTCAGTTGTATTCCAAGAGCCCCGTTTTGTAGAATACTTCCGCCTT GCTACACCAGAACTTGAATATGGCCGGATGAACATTGGTAGCCGCCCATCAAAGAGAAAACCTAGTGGGGGCATTGAATCACTCCGTGCAATtccatggatctttgcatggaCCCAGACAAGGTTTCATCTCCCAGTGTGGCTTGGATTTGGTTCAGCTTTCAAGCATGTTATTCAGAAAGATATCAAGAATCTCCATATGCTTCAGGAGATGTACAATGAGTGGCCTTTCTTCAGAGTCACAATGGACTTGGTTGAAATGGTTTTCGCCAAGGGAGACCCAGGTATTGCTGCTCTTTATGACAAACTCCTAGTGTCAGAAGATCTGTGGTCGTTTGGAGAGAAGTTGAGAGCCAATTATGAAGAAACCAAGCAGCTTCTCCTCCAG ATTGCTGGACACAAGGATCTTCTCGAAGGGGATCTATACTTGAAGCAGCGACTCCGTCTTCGTGATTCATACATCACAACATTAAATGCCTGCCAAGCCTACACACTGAAGCGGATCCGAGATCCTCACTACAATGTTAAGGTGAGGCCCCACCTCTCGAAGGAGATCATGGAATCAAGTAAACCAGCTGCGGAGCTGGTGAAGCTGAACCCAACAAGCGAGTATGCTCCTGGACTGGAGGACACCCTAATCTTGACCATGAAGGGCATTGCTGCAGGTTTGCAGAACACTGGTTGA
- the LOC122652449 gene encoding dof zinc finger protein DOF1.5-like, producing MANTDNISQDAPGFKLFGTTIPLQGRQVREESSKTVDTMERRPEKIIPCPRCKSMETKFCYFNNYNVNQPRHFCKGCQRYWTAGGTLRNVPIGAGRRKTKPSYEGSTGFFENCLFDAPAVNQFELEGVVEQWRLATTRGGSQQIFPAKRRSNSSAGQIC from the coding sequence ATGGCAAACACAGACAATATTAGCCAAGATGCACCAGGGTTCAAGCTTTTTGGCACAACAATTCCATTGCAGGGGAGACAAGTAAGAGAGGAGAGTTCTAAGACAGTGGACACAATGGAGAGAAGGCCAGAGAAGATCATTCCATGCCCAAGGTGCAAAAGCATGGAGACCAAGTTCTGTTACTTCAATAACTACAACGTTAACCAACCTCGGCACTTCTGTAAGGGATGTCAGAGATACTGGACAGCCGGCGGGACACTTCGAAACGTACCCATCGGAGCTGGACGGCGGAAAACCAAGCCATCATATGAAGGGTCAACTGGATTTTTCGAGAATTGCTTGTTTGATGCACCAGCAGTGAATCAGTTTGAATTGGAAGGAGTGGTGGAGCAGTGGCGGTTGGCCACCACTAGAGGTGGTTCCCAACAGATTTTTCCGGCAAAGCGGCGGAGCAACAGCTCAGCTGGTCAAATATGTTGA